One segment of Bacillota bacterium DNA contains the following:
- a CDS encoding NAD(P)H-dependent oxidoreductase subunit E — MSHQCECLETLLEESIKRNGHGFVSILQDIQEDCGYLPEDALRALARKTGVPLSEIYRTATFYNYFSLVPRGKHQVVVCTGTTCHVRGAKRVSREITKNLGIRVGEVTEDREFSLESVNCLGCCAFAPVVVVDGRHYGNLTPDEVKKVLDSVKREAVTVGAT, encoded by the coding sequence ATGTCACATCAGTGTGAGTGTCTGGAAACTCTCCTGGAGGAGAGTATCAAGCGGAATGGCCATGGGTTTGTGTCCATCCTTCAGGACATTCAAGAAGACTGCGGTTACTTGCCCGAGGATGCACTGAGGGCCCTTGCCAGGAAGACAGGGGTTCCCCTGAGTGAGATCTACCGCACAGCAACCTTCTACAACTACTTCTCACTTGTACCCCGCGGGAAGCACCAGGTAGTCGTATGCACAGGGACGACTTGTCACGTCCGCGGAGCCAAGCGGGTGTCCAGGGAGATCACAAAGAACCTGGGAATACGCGTGGGCGAGGTGACTGAGGATCGTGAGTTCTCACTAGAGTCTGTAAACTGCCTTGGATGCTGCGCCTTTGCTCCCGTGGTGGTGGTGGATGGCAGGCACTACGGTAACCTGACTCCTGACGAGGTGAAGAAGGTGTTAGACTCCGTCAAGCGAGAAGCCGTGACCGTTGGAGCCACATGA